A region from the Melioribacter roseus P3M-2 genome encodes:
- a CDS encoding 2-oxoisovalerate dehydrogenase E1 subunit beta — MKNEIIFVVEDSLDGGYEAKALDYSIFTEAETMEELKKNIVEAVNCHFDEEEKPLIIRLHYIKEELLSA, encoded by the coding sequence ATGAAAAATGAAATTATTTTTGTTGTTGAAGATTCGCTGGACGGAGGATATGAAGCGAAAGCATTGGATTACTCTATTTTTACAGAAGCTGAAACAATGGAAGAACTAAAGAAAAATATTGTTGAAGCGGTCAATTGCCATTTCGATGAAGAAGAAAAGCCGTTAATTATAAGGCTCCATTATATAAAAGAAGAATTGTTATCCGCATGA
- a CDS encoding sugar transferase yields MTSKLKPFAGDPLVILILLASVLISSLLTRQYSTANNKKFYEYAKQLLLTTSVILVTVTLLVNLTNISVPEIRIILIGTIALVFSLKLFLLVFDFLFKEKKQNIAVNFSPMLLIADILLIGAIISYAHLIRGNGSLGKSDLLAITIFISLWFITGLLIHGFNRWGSYSNFWRFIWTHIKSNLILIVFVTTLFLFLEPVINITSESYSIGYVFGISSIIVNTFLFIIFKKPGEDIINYKLMRASEIYDEPLLKYVERSEGKYAPEENPYNPYFYDELANIFLKKFPAVLEFVNDAIDLFRVDFRKSVVHRSSDTYNVEVLPEDTIELYMNLHEINDMRRINNYLIQVNKKLIDGGVFVGCVEPINLRRKKFMEKYPYYMALAFYFLDFVFNRVIPKISVFKQIYFSLTKGKRRVISLSETLGRLYYCGFEVINLKSIGTNVYFVAKKIKNPLSDESPSYGPLIKLKRVGKDGNIIKVYKFRTMYPYSEYLQRFIYEKANLQEGGKFKNDLRITSWGKVLRKLWLDELPMLINFLRGELKIVGVRPISLQYFYLYKEELRNRRIKYKPGLFPPYYYDLPKTLEEIMESEKKYLDSYDRHPIWTDIKYFCVIAYNILIKKARSA; encoded by the coding sequence TTTAGTCACCGTAACTCTCCTTGTGAATCTTACAAATATTTCAGTTCCGGAAATCAGGATAATTTTAATCGGAACAATAGCCCTTGTTTTTTCTCTCAAATTATTTCTGCTCGTTTTCGATTTTCTTTTCAAGGAAAAGAAACAAAATATAGCCGTAAATTTTTCGCCTATGCTGTTAATTGCAGACATTCTGCTGATTGGCGCAATTATTTCGTATGCTCATTTAATACGCGGAAACGGCAGTCTCGGAAAAAGCGACTTGCTGGCAATTACAATATTTATTTCGCTCTGGTTTATTACCGGTTTATTGATTCACGGATTCAATCGATGGGGCAGTTATAGTAACTTCTGGAGATTTATTTGGACGCATATTAAATCCAACTTAATTTTAATAGTATTTGTGACGACATTATTCTTATTTCTTGAGCCGGTTATTAATATTACTTCCGAATCATACAGTATCGGTTATGTTTTCGGTATCTCTTCGATAATAGTTAATACGTTTCTTTTCATTATATTTAAAAAACCCGGAGAAGACATTATTAATTACAAATTAATGCGCGCTTCTGAAATTTATGACGAACCGCTATTGAAATATGTTGAACGAAGCGAAGGGAAGTATGCGCCGGAAGAAAATCCATACAATCCTTATTTCTATGACGAATTGGCTAATATTTTTTTAAAGAAATTTCCTGCAGTGCTCGAATTTGTTAACGATGCTATCGATCTATTCAGAGTTGATTTCAGAAAATCCGTAGTGCATCGCTCCTCGGATACTTACAATGTGGAAGTGTTGCCTGAGGATACGATCGAACTCTATATGAATCTGCACGAAATTAATGATATGCGCAGAATAAATAATTATTTGATTCAGGTAAATAAGAAACTAATCGACGGCGGCGTATTTGTCGGTTGCGTCGAGCCGATAAATCTGCGGCGTAAAAAGTTTATGGAAAAATATCCTTACTACATGGCGCTTGCTTTCTACTTCCTGGATTTTGTTTTTAACCGGGTCATACCCAAAATCTCCGTATTTAAACAAATTTATTTCTCATTGACAAAGGGAAAGAGAAGGGTAATTTCGTTGTCCGAAACGCTGGGAAGACTCTATTACTGCGGCTTTGAAGTAATTAACTTGAAATCTATCGGTACAAACGTCTACTTTGTCGCCAAAAAAATTAAAAACCCCCTTTCGGACGAATCGCCTTCTTACGGACCTTTGATTAAATTGAAGCGAGTAGGCAAAGACGGAAATATTATAAAAGTTTATAAGTTCAGAACAATGTATCCGTATTCTGAATATTTGCAGAGATTTATTTACGAAAAGGCTAATCTACAGGAAGGCGGTAAATTTAAGAATGACCTTAGAATAACGAGTTGGGGGAAAGTGCTTCGCAAACTCTGGCTAGACGAACTACCGATGTTAATTAATTTCTTAAGGGGAGAATTAAAAATTGTTGGCGTAAGACCTATTAGTTTGCAGTATTTTTATTTGTATAAAGAAGAATTGCGCAATCGCAGGATTAAATATAAACCCGGATTATTCCCTCCGTATTATTACGACTTGCCGAAAACACTCGAAGAAATTATGGAATCCGAGAAAAAATACCTTGACTCTTACGACAGACACCCGATTTGGACGGATATTAAGTATTTTTGCGTTATTGCCTATAATATATTAATTAAAAAAGCGCGTTCAGCTTAA
- a CDS encoding YjbH domain-containing protein, whose amino-acid sequence MKKFIFPLALCLFNFPVLSQSLTGMNGLLSIPVPYIGEDAKVTSGVNFIDRKYTDYSQGKRDLLNIFVSINYLPFVELGVRATRQLNYQGNSHTVDRMFNIKIQLIEEDKYLPALSVGFNNPYSSVQSANHFNSTFIVVAKQIRTSLGQVSAVLGYGKDIIKAADYQFIGLFGGISYKPYDFVEFIVENDAERFNGALRIHFFKHIHLLAGMMNFKDFSGGISFSFAL is encoded by the coding sequence GTGAAAAAATTTATATTCCCGTTGGCGTTATGCTTATTTAACTTTCCCGTACTCTCGCAATCCCTGACAGGCATGAACGGTTTGCTTTCGATTCCCGTGCCTTATATCGGTGAAGATGCAAAGGTTACTTCGGGAGTGAATTTTATAGATCGTAAATACACGGATTATTCCCAAGGTAAGCGTGATTTGCTAAATATATTTGTTTCGATTAATTATTTGCCATTTGTCGAACTTGGCGTACGAGCGACTCGTCAGTTGAATTATCAGGGGAATAGCCATACGGTAGATCGAATGTTTAATATAAAAATACAATTAATTGAGGAAGATAAATATTTGCCTGCGCTGTCTGTGGGATTCAATAATCCCTACAGTTCGGTTCAAAGCGCCAATCATTTTAACTCGACATTTATAGTAGTTGCCAAACAAATTCGAACAAGTTTAGGACAGGTTTCAGCGGTTTTGGGATACGGTAAAGATATTATCAAAGCCGCCGATTATCAATTCATCGGTCTGTTCGGCGGGATTTCGTATAAGCCGTATGATTTTGTAGAATTTATTGTGGAAAACGACGCCGAACGATTCAACGGCGCCCTCCGCATCCACTTCTTCAAACATATCCATCTTCTCGCCGGAATGATGAACTTCAAAGATTTCAGCGGCGGCATTTCTTTTAGCTTCGCGCTTTGA
- a CDS encoding sensor histidine kinase — protein MPTAETKLFNRAFALNKSSFFIIDSEFIITDCPASVKDILGFDHRKLIGKKFLDLFDAELHKTVKTKINKLNNTKNTVELKCELNTAKKKKIAAVCAVTLLSSAKKNKKYLFAFRDETSHINKLERYEREHNFFKVLMDNMPDTIYFKDKDSRFTMINEAQSKLLGLKNPNEAIGKTDFDFFTKEHAEAAYADEQEIIRSGKPLIYKVEKVRRGSDNQFIWVSATKVPVFDKKGNVKGIVGISRDITQFKEAEDQLKSLTEELKELNETKDKLFSIIAHDLRNPFISLLGISNIILEEYNDLSEDEKLEYLAEIENSAKSAYDLLENLLYWSRAQTNNISYTPQKFNLSDVISRNIRLLSIAASSKKINLINNTGENLWAYGDPDLVDIIIRNLISNAVKFTPESGKVEVISESVNNEIKITVADSGVGMSQDKINNLLNNNKVESSLGTNKEKGTGLGLILCKDFIEMNNGNMEIESEPNKGTRISFTIKQGLGGS, from the coding sequence ATGCCGACAGCCGAAACAAAACTATTCAACAGAGCGTTTGCTCTTAACAAATCGTCTTTTTTTATTATCGACTCGGAGTTTATTATAACCGATTGTCCCGCTTCGGTTAAAGATATACTAGGCTTCGATCATAGAAAATTGATCGGAAAAAAATTTCTCGATTTATTCGACGCCGAATTGCATAAGACGGTTAAAACAAAAATCAATAAATTAAACAATACCAAGAATACCGTTGAACTTAAATGCGAGCTAAATACGGCTAAAAAGAAAAAAATAGCGGCCGTCTGCGCCGTTACTCTTTTGTCGTCAGCAAAGAAAAATAAAAAGTATTTGTTTGCATTCAGGGATGAAACTTCTCATATAAACAAGTTGGAGCGGTACGAGCGGGAACACAATTTTTTCAAGGTATTGATGGACAATATGCCCGATACAATTTATTTCAAGGATAAAGATTCGCGATTTACGATGATAAATGAAGCCCAGTCAAAATTGCTGGGATTAAAAAATCCTAATGAAGCGATTGGCAAAACCGATTTCGACTTCTTCACAAAAGAACACGCCGAGGCTGCATACGCCGACGAACAGGAAATTATACGGAGCGGAAAACCGTTAATTTATAAAGTGGAAAAGGTAAGACGCGGTTCGGACAATCAGTTTATTTGGGTATCGGCGACCAAAGTTCCCGTCTTCGACAAGAAAGGGAATGTCAAAGGGATAGTAGGAATTTCGAGAGACATCACTCAGTTTAAAGAGGCGGAAGACCAACTTAAATCCCTTACCGAAGAATTGAAAGAATTGAATGAAACCAAAGACAAACTCTTTTCAATTATTGCTCACGACCTGAGGAATCCGTTTATCTCTTTACTCGGTATTTCAAATATAATTTTAGAAGAATATAACGATTTAAGCGAAGACGAGAAACTGGAATATTTGGCGGAAATCGAAAACTCCGCCAAATCCGCTTACGACTTGCTCGAAAATCTGCTCTATTGGTCGCGAGCCCAAACGAACAACATTTCTTACACACCTCAGAAATTCAATCTCTCCGACGTCATTTCGAGAAACATTCGATTACTGAGTATTGCCGCATCGTCTAAAAAAATCAATTTGATTAACAATACGGGCGAAAACCTGTGGGCATACGGCGATCCCGACCTGGTCGATATAATAATCCGGAATCTGATTTCGAACGCCGTTAAATTTACTCCCGAAAGCGGCAAAGTAGAAGTGATTTCGGAAAGCGTCAACAACGAAATAAAAATTACAGTTGCGGATTCCGGCGTCGGAATGAGTCAGGACAAAATCAATAATCTTCTCAATAATAACAAAGTGGAATCCTCATTAGGCACTAACAAAGAAAAAGGCACGGGACTCGGATTGATTCTTTGCAAAGATTTTATCGAAATGAATAACGGAAATATGGAAATTGAAAGCGAGCCCAATAAAGGCACTCGGATTTCGTTTACGATAAAACAGGGATTAGGGGGTTCTTAG
- a CDS encoding type II toxin-antitoxin system HicA family toxin, translating to MKIPRDISAEKFGYNIKRQKGSHIRLTVDLGGRLHHITIPNHNSIKNRNS from the coding sequence ATGAAAATTCCACGAGATATCTCAGCGGAGAAATTTGGATATAATATAAAGCGTCAAAAGGGAAGTCATATAAGATTAACAGTTGATTTAGGAGGTAGGCTGCATCATATAACAATTCCAAATCATAATTCTATAAAAAATAGGAACTCTTAA
- a CDS encoding sugar transferase, which yields MMALYSPLYKIHNKCLKHAIDIVISLLVIIFILPFFYLFIFIYNIIFDRGPVIYKQLRYGYKRIPFYIYKFRTMKYPPKEYDINGKLIQTDNSDERLTALGRFLRNRFLDELPQFVNVLKGEMSIVGPRPHEINHDNEYSGSIENYRLRYTALPGITGLAQVNGLHGAVKGHGKMAERLELDLYYIENWSLHLDIKIMIKTGRMMMGVRG from the coding sequence ATGATGGCATTATATTCCCCTCTTTATAAAATTCACAACAAATGCCTAAAACACGCAATCGACATAGTAATTTCTTTGCTTGTAATAATATTTATCCTGCCGTTTTTCTATCTGTTTATTTTTATTTACAATATCATCTTCGACCGCGGGCCTGTAATTTATAAACAATTGAGATACGGATATAAACGAATACCTTTTTACATTTATAAATTCCGCACAATGAAATATCCGCCGAAGGAATATGATATAAACGGCAAACTGATACAAACTGATAATTCAGATGAAAGGCTAACGGCTCTCGGAAGATTTTTACGCAATCGATTTCTCGATGAGCTGCCTCAATTCGTCAATGTACTCAAAGGAGAAATGAGTATTGTAGGTCCCCGTCCGCACGAAATAAATCACGACAATGAATATTCGGGTTCAATCGAAAATTACCGGTTGAGATATACGGCGCTCCCGGGAATTACGGGACTCGCTCAAGTCAACGGTTTGCACGGCGCTGTGAAAGGACACGGCAAAATGGCGGAGCGTCTCGAACTCGATCTGTATTATATCGAAAACTGGTCGCTGCATTTAGATATAAAAATTATGATTAAGACTGGCAGGATGATGATGGGGGTTAGGGGTTAG